A section of the Amycolatopsis sp. AA4 genome encodes:
- a CDS encoding DUF983 domain-containing protein, with protein sequence MNRLVRGEDGRHWVVRAQMEWRAPATADDFEHDVAGSYGPGIAMIVVMGFLVIALVVWTPDVVKVPAWVLLALLLVVLFFPLRWILRRPWTVVAETEGDVAGDRPSERWVGTIRGMFTVSGEVKRISKTIQRHSLPDFDGPLHPVE encoded by the coding sequence ATGAACCGGCTGGTGCGCGGCGAAGACGGTCGCCATTGGGTGGTCCGTGCCCAGATGGAGTGGCGGGCTCCCGCCACTGCTGACGATTTCGAACACGACGTCGCGGGCAGTTACGGACCTGGCATCGCGATGATCGTGGTCATGGGGTTCCTGGTGATCGCGCTGGTGGTGTGGACGCCGGACGTGGTCAAGGTGCCCGCGTGGGTGCTGCTGGCGTTGCTGCTGGTGGTGCTGTTCTTCCCGCTGCGGTGGATCCTGCGCCGCCCGTGGACGGTGGTCGCCGAAACCGAGGGCGACGTCGCGGGCGACCGGCCGTCGGAGCGCTGGGTCGGCACGATCCGCGGCATGTTCACTGTGTCCGGCGAGGTGAAGCGGATCTCGAAGACGATCCAGCGGCATTCGCTCCCGGACTTCGACGGTCCGCTGCACCCGGTCGAATAG
- a CDS encoding Fpg/Nei family DNA glycosylase codes for MPELPEVEALAHHLREHAVGSTVFRLDVASLSVLKTAMPPYTELHGREITGATRHGKHLDVVLGDLHLVVHLARAGWLRWSDALSPAPLKPGKGPISLRVHLESASGPGFDLTEAGTKKGLAVWIVADPAEVASVARLGPDALAVDASQLRELFQGKGTRLKWALTDQSLIAGIGNAYSDEIMHRAKLSPYATVGKLDEGALEVLAEAIREVETDAVSRSVGQKAARLKGEKRSGLRVHARTGLPCPVCGDTIREISFADKSFQYCATCQTGGKPLADRRMSRLLK; via the coding sequence ATGCCCGAGTTGCCCGAGGTCGAAGCACTGGCCCACCACCTGCGCGAACACGCCGTGGGGAGCACCGTTTTCCGGCTGGACGTCGCGTCGCTGAGCGTGCTGAAGACCGCGATGCCGCCGTACACCGAGCTGCACGGTCGCGAGATCACCGGCGCGACTCGGCATGGCAAGCATCTGGACGTGGTGCTGGGCGATCTGCACCTGGTGGTCCATCTGGCGCGCGCGGGGTGGCTGCGCTGGTCGGACGCGCTGTCTCCCGCTCCGTTGAAGCCGGGGAAGGGGCCGATCTCGCTGCGGGTGCATCTGGAGTCGGCTTCCGGGCCTGGCTTCGATCTGACCGAGGCGGGGACGAAGAAGGGGCTCGCGGTGTGGATCGTCGCGGATCCTGCCGAGGTGGCCAGTGTGGCGCGGTTGGGGCCGGATGCGTTGGCCGTCGATGCTTCGCAGTTGCGGGAATTGTTCCAGGGGAAGGGAACTCGGCTGAAGTGGGCGTTGACTGATCAGTCTTTGATCGCGGGGATCGGGAACGCTTATTCGGACGAGATCATGCATCGGGCGAAGTTGTCGCCTTATGCGACTGTGGGGAAGTTGGACGAGGGTGCGTTAGAGGTTTTGGCCGAGGCTATCCGCGAGGTGGAGACGGACGCGGTTTCCCGGTCGGTGGGGCAGAAGGCGGCTCGGTTGAAGGGGGAGAAGCGGTCTGGGCTGCGGGTGCATGCCCGGACTGGGCTGCCTTGTCCGGTGTGCGGGGACACTATTCGGGAGATTTCGTTTGCGGATAAGTCGTTTCAGTATTGTGCGACTTGTCAGACTGGGGGGAAGCCGTTGGCTGATCGGCGGATGTCTCGGTTGTTGAAGTAG